One Phaseolus vulgaris cultivar G19833 chromosome 4, P. vulgaris v2.0, whole genome shotgun sequence DNA window includes the following coding sequences:
- the LOC137838582 gene encoding uncharacterized protein encodes MPFSHEIMDTVVPANTVAVKASFTGVEDPEAHLTAFHTQMMVSEGSDAVYCKVFMSTLSGTALDWFVSLPTGHITTFQQFYKMFVEQYIVNKAPPLVSYDLFDVRQCQRESQKDFLNRFGAQIVRLPGKDEEMFVHAFKKGVLSGPFSESLIRSHPATFAEIRRRAVAHIAA; translated from the coding sequence ATGCCGTTTTCTCATGAGATCATGGACACGGTGGTCCCTGCAAATACGGTAGCGGTGAAAGCATCTTTCACCGGGGTGGaagatcctgaggctcatctcacggcgtttcacacTCAGATGATGGTCTCAGAAGGGTCAGATGCGGTCTACTgcaaggtgttcatgagcactctcagtggaacagcgctggactggttcgtcagtttacctactggccacattaccacgttccaGCAGTTTTACAAGATGttcgttgagcagtacatagtgaacaaggcaccgccgttggtgtcttacgatctgttcgacgtgAGGCAGTGTCAAAGGGAGTCTCAGAAGGATTTTCTTAATAGATTCGGAGCTCAGATCGTCCGCTTGCCAggtaaggatgaagaaatgtttgtgcatgccttcaaaaagggcgtatTGTCTGGGCCTTTCAGTGAATCGCTGatcaggagccaccccgccacgttcgcagaaatccggcgacgtgccgtggctcacatcgccgcttAG